A stretch of the Bdellovibrio sp. 22V genome encodes the following:
- the glyA gene encoding serine hydroxymethyltransferase, protein MHATSLSLSQVDPEVLAAINKESERQQFGLEMIASENYTSRAVMEAQGSILTNKYAEGYPGKRYYGGCVNVDTVETLAIERAKKLFGVSYANVQPHSGSQANMAVYLAACKAGDTILGMDLSHGGHLTHGSPVNFSGLLFKAASYKLDAETGRINYDTIRATAKEVQPKLIIAGYSAYPRLLDFAKFKEIADEVGAQLLVDMAHFAGLVATGHHPSPAPYADYITTTTHKTLRGPRGGMILTNSEEKAKTMNSRIFPGIQGGPLEHIIAGKAVAFGEALKPEFKQYSEQVIKNAKALADEMLSQGFKLVTGGTDNHLILVDLSDREITGKLAEASLDEAGITVNKNTVPNEKRSPFVTSGVRIGTPALTTRGMGVAEMKQIAKWIAQVLNNPEDATLKNRIHEDVKQLCKQFPIY, encoded by the coding sequence ATGCATGCAACGTCCCTATCACTATCTCAAGTAGATCCTGAGGTTTTAGCAGCCATCAACAAAGAGTCCGAGCGCCAACAGTTCGGTCTTGAGATGATCGCATCTGAAAATTACACCTCACGCGCTGTTATGGAAGCGCAGGGCTCCATCCTCACGAATAAGTATGCGGAAGGTTACCCTGGCAAGCGCTATTACGGCGGCTGCGTGAACGTAGATACGGTAGAGACTTTAGCTATCGAACGCGCGAAAAAACTTTTTGGCGTGTCTTATGCGAACGTTCAGCCGCACTCGGGATCACAAGCAAACATGGCCGTATACTTGGCTGCTTGCAAAGCGGGCGACACCATTTTGGGAATGGATCTTTCTCATGGCGGGCATTTGACTCACGGATCTCCGGTGAACTTCTCAGGCCTTTTGTTTAAAGCGGCGTCTTACAAACTCGACGCGGAAACAGGCCGCATCAATTATGATACAATCCGTGCGACGGCGAAAGAAGTGCAACCGAAGTTGATCATCGCCGGCTATAGCGCTTACCCTCGCCTTCTGGATTTTGCAAAATTCAAAGAGATCGCGGATGAAGTGGGTGCGCAACTCCTTGTTGATATGGCGCACTTCGCAGGTCTTGTCGCGACAGGACACCATCCTTCACCAGCACCTTACGCGGATTACATCACAACGACGACACATAAAACTTTGCGTGGTCCTCGTGGCGGTATGATTTTGACGAACTCTGAAGAAAAAGCGAAGACGATGAATTCGCGCATCTTCCCGGGAATCCAAGGCGGACCTCTTGAGCACATTATCGCAGGTAAAGCCGTGGCTTTCGGCGAAGCCTTGAAACCTGAATTTAAACAATACAGTGAACAGGTCATTAAAAATGCCAAAGCGCTTGCGGATGAAATGCTGTCGCAAGGTTTTAAATTGGTGACTGGCGGGACAGACAATCACTTAATTCTTGTTGATTTGAGTGATCGCGAGATTACAGGGAAATTGGCAGAAGCTTCTTTGGATGAAGCCGGCATCACTGTGAATAAGAACACGGTTCCGAATGAAAAACGCTCTCCGTTTGTCACAAGTGGTGTTCGTATCGGAACTCCTGCTTTGACCACAAGAGGAATGGGTGTTGCCGAGATGAAACAAATCGCAAAATGGATTGCTCAAGTTCTCAATAATCCAGAAGATGCGACTTTGAAAAACAGAATTCACGAAGATGTGAAGCAACTCTGCAAACAATTTCCTATCTACTAA
- a CDS encoding RpiB/LacA/LacB family sugar-phosphate isomerase, with protein sequence MVVYTGCDHAGLDLKLKVMAAFPEFQWQDMGTHSGESVDYPDYADQVCKKLVQVELQNKSKNITDSADGEALGLLICGSGQGMAIRANRYPEIRAALCWNEDIARLSREHNNANVLCLSARFTSPDQAIKMVRAFFAGKFEGGRHQRRVDKLSASCS encoded by the coding sequence ATGGTAGTTTACACGGGTTGTGATCACGCAGGTTTGGATTTAAAACTTAAAGTGATGGCAGCCTTCCCGGAGTTTCAATGGCAAGACATGGGAACTCACAGTGGAGAATCCGTAGACTACCCCGACTATGCCGATCAGGTTTGCAAAAAATTAGTTCAAGTAGAACTTCAAAATAAATCGAAAAACATAACTGATTCCGCAGATGGCGAAGCTCTTGGTTTGCTGATTTGCGGCTCAGGACAGGGTATGGCGATCAGAGCCAACCGTTATCCTGAAATTCGTGCGGCTCTTTGCTGGAATGAAGATATCGCACGCCTGAGTCGTGAACATAATAATGCGAATGTACTTTGTTTAAGTGCCCGCTTCACATCTCCAGACCAAGCCATCAAAATGGTCCGCGCTTTTTTTGCCGGAAAATTCGAAGGCGGACGACACCAACGTCGAGTTGATAAACTCTCTGCGAGTTGCTCTTAA
- the fabF gene encoding beta-ketoacyl-ACP synthase II produces the protein MNSRFERPSKPQRRVVVTGVGAVTPLGNTIEESWAAAIRGQSGIAKITKFDTTGFDVTFAGEVKGFNPDLYIEKKEQKKMDEFIHYSIAASKMAIEMAKLELTSEVKDQTGVIIGVGIGGLHTIEETSIKMKDKGPGRISPFFIPAVITNLAAGQVSIALGLKGPNYSITSACASGVHSIGDAVRYIRDGNTDVMLAGGAESTICGLAVGGFASMRALSTRNDAPEKASRPWDKDRDGFVLAEGAAVLCLESLEHAEKRGAKILCEVTGYGVSSDAYHMTSPAPEGEGGYRAMKAALEDSGLQPSDIQYVNAHGTSTPVGDGLESAAIKRLLGDHAKKVWISSTKSMTGHALGAAGAIESAFCVMAIRDQMVPPTINLENPSEDCDLDYVPNKAREGKIDNVINNSFGFGGTNASMIFSKLK, from the coding sequence ATGAACTCCCGATTTGAACGTCCATCAAAACCACAAAGAAGAGTAGTCGTCACTGGAGTGGGCGCCGTCACTCCCCTTGGAAACACCATTGAGGAGAGTTGGGCTGCCGCAATTCGTGGTCAATCTGGCATTGCCAAGATCACGAAGTTCGACACGACAGGATTCGATGTGACTTTTGCCGGTGAAGTGAAAGGATTTAATCCAGATCTTTACATCGAAAAGAAAGAGCAAAAGAAGATGGACGAGTTCATTCACTACTCGATCGCAGCTTCAAAAATGGCCATTGAAATGGCTAAATTGGAGCTGACTTCGGAAGTGAAAGATCAAACGGGAGTGATTATCGGCGTGGGCATCGGTGGTCTTCACACTATCGAAGAAACGTCGATCAAGATGAAAGATAAAGGACCGGGTCGTATCAGTCCTTTCTTCATCCCTGCTGTCATTACAAACTTGGCAGCGGGACAAGTTTCTATCGCGTTGGGACTAAAAGGTCCTAACTATTCCATCACATCGGCATGTGCTTCCGGCGTTCACTCTATCGGTGATGCCGTTCGCTACATTCGTGATGGCAATACGGACGTGATGCTTGCGGGCGGAGCGGAAAGCACAATCTGTGGACTTGCTGTCGGCGGATTTGCTTCTATGAGAGCTCTTTCCACTCGCAACGATGCTCCGGAAAAAGCCAGCCGTCCTTGGGATAAAGACCGTGATGGTTTTGTTCTTGCGGAAGGCGCTGCCGTTCTTTGCCTTGAGTCTCTTGAGCACGCTGAAAAACGCGGCGCTAAGATTCTTTGCGAAGTCACAGGCTATGGTGTGTCTTCAGACGCTTATCACATGACATCTCCGGCTCCTGAGGGTGAAGGCGGATATCGTGCCATGAAAGCGGCTTTGGAAGATTCTGGCTTGCAACCTTCTGACATTCAATACGTAAACGCCCACGGCACAAGCACTCCTGTGGGAGACGGTCTTGAGTCCGCGGCTATTAAACGTCTTTTGGGTGATCACGCGAAAAAAGTCTGGATTTCCTCAACGAAGTCTATGACAGGTCACGCTTTGGGCGCGGCAGGTGCTATCGAGTCTGCTTTCTGTGTGATGGCGATTCGCGATCAAATGGTACCACCAACAATCAATCTCGAAAACCCTAGCGAAGACTGCGATTTGGATTACGTTCCTAACAAAGCTCGTGAAGGCAAGATTGATAATGTTATCAATAACAGCTTTGGTTTCGGCGGTACAAACGCCAGCATGATTTTCTCAAAACTGAAATAG
- the acpP gene encoding acyl carrier protein, whose amino-acid sequence MAIHPKVKDIIVEQLGVDPDKVKPEASFIDDLGADSLDIVELVMAMEEEFDLEIPDEDAEKLKTVQDVASYLEKKGKA is encoded by the coding sequence ATGGCAATTCATCCAAAAGTAAAAGACATCATCGTTGAGCAATTAGGCGTAGATCCAGATAAAGTTAAGCCTGAAGCTTCTTTCATCGACGACCTAGGTGCAGACAGCCTTGATATCGTTGAACTTGTGATGGCAATGGAAGAAGAATTCGATCTTGAAATTCCAGACGAAGACGCTGAAAAGCTTAAGACTGTTCAAGACGTAGCTTCTTACCTTGAGAAAAAAGGAAAAGCTTAA
- the fabG gene encoding 3-oxoacyl-[acyl-carrier-protein] reductase: MSGKSLQGKKIVVTGGSRGIGASIVKLLAEEGAQVAFTYSSREEAAQQVAHTLPGEGHFYIKMDIANETSVNEAVEHILEKWPEVDGVVNNAGITKDQLLLRMKAEDFDSVINTNLRGTFLVTKAFTKQMMKARKGSIVNITSIIGETGNAGQANYAASKAGTIAFAKSVALELASRNVRVNNVAPGFIATEMTDVLSEDVKNKMMERIPLQKIGEGNDVAQAVRFLLSDESKYITGHTLDVNGGMHMN; the protein is encoded by the coding sequence ATGAGCGGAAAATCGCTTCAAGGAAAGAAAATTGTCGTTACCGGCGGAAGCCGCGGAATCGGAGCTTCGATTGTGAAGCTCCTTGCTGAAGAAGGCGCACAAGTCGCTTTCACCTACTCTTCCCGCGAAGAAGCAGCCCAACAAGTGGCCCACACTCTTCCTGGCGAAGGTCACTTCTATATCAAAATGGATATCGCTAACGAAACTTCTGTGAATGAAGCCGTTGAACATATTCTTGAAAAATGGCCTGAGGTGGACGGCGTTGTGAACAATGCCGGTATCACGAAAGACCAACTTCTTCTGCGCATGAAAGCAGAAGATTTCGATTCAGTTATTAACACGAACTTGCGCGGCACTTTCTTAGTGACGAAAGCTTTCACAAAACAAATGATGAAGGCACGCAAGGGTTCGATCGTGAACATCACTTCCATCATCGGCGAAACTGGAAACGCAGGACAAGCGAACTACGCTGCTTCTAAAGCTGGAACAATCGCATTTGCGAAATCCGTGGCTTTGGAGCTTGCTTCTCGCAATGTGCGCGTGAACAATGTCGCTCCTGGTTTTATCGCGACAGAAATGACGGATGTTCTTTCTGAAGACGTAAAAAACAAAATGATGGAACGTATTCCTTTGCAGAAAATCGGCGAAGGAAATGATGTTGCACAAGCCGTTCGTTTCTTACTGAGTGACGAATCAAAATACATCACAGGACACACTCTGGATGTAAATGGCGGAATGCACATGAATTAA
- the fabD gene encoding ACP S-malonyltransferase: MFTLAFPGQGSQQPGMGRFLFDNFQIAQETFEEASEALQQDMKKLCFEGSEAELALTENTQPALLLVSTATQRVLRKEYSPKIVAAAGHSIGEYAALVAADVIRFDEALRAVRTRGQAMQSAVPVGQGGMVAVLGLEPEQVETLCTYVVKNSGFAPLSAANFNSPGQIVISGSQKAIDWLKDNFKPELIFTEAPKRAKLIPLSVSAPFHCEMMKPAEDKMREVLTAMEFKKAAFPIIQNFHAKAETEGTPLRENLIRQVSAPVRWTQSMETLKSMGHAHVIECGAGKVLQGLLKKIDGDFFKVMTTTSAEDLKTIEEFLKASSH, encoded by the coding sequence ATGTTTACATTAGCATTTCCTGGACAAGGCAGCCAGCAACCTGGCATGGGCCGTTTTTTGTTTGATAACTTTCAAATCGCGCAAGAAACATTCGAAGAAGCTTCCGAGGCTTTGCAGCAAGATATGAAAAAGCTGTGCTTCGAAGGCAGCGAAGCGGAATTGGCTTTGACGGAAAACACTCAGCCGGCTCTGCTTCTGGTTTCGACAGCGACACAAAGAGTTTTGCGCAAAGAGTACTCGCCAAAAATCGTCGCGGCTGCGGGCCACTCGATCGGTGAATACGCGGCTCTTGTTGCGGCTGACGTCATTCGTTTTGACGAAGCTTTGCGCGCGGTTCGCACTCGCGGTCAAGCGATGCAATCTGCAGTTCCTGTCGGTCAAGGCGGAATGGTTGCAGTGCTTGGTTTAGAGCCAGAGCAAGTTGAAACTCTTTGTACGTACGTTGTGAAAAATTCCGGCTTTGCCCCTCTCTCTGCAGCGAACTTCAACTCTCCTGGACAGATTGTTATCTCTGGTTCGCAAAAAGCGATTGATTGGTTGAAAGACAACTTCAAACCGGAATTGATTTTCACGGAAGCTCCAAAACGCGCGAAATTGATTCCTCTTTCTGTATCAGCGCCTTTTCATTGCGAAATGATGAAACCTGCTGAAGACAAAATGCGGGAAGTTCTGACTGCAATGGAGTTCAAGAAAGCGGCGTTCCCGATCATTCAAAACTTCCATGCGAAGGCCGAAACAGAAGGCACTCCTTTGCGCGAAAACTTGATTCGCCAGGTGTCGGCTCCTGTGCGTTGGACTCAGAGTATGGAAACTTTGAAATCCATGGGACATGCCCACGTGATCGAGTGTGGAGCAGGAAAAGTTCTGCAGGGATTGCTGAAAAAGATTGATGGCGATTTCTTTAAAGTGATGACTACAACAAGCGCGGAAGACCTCAAAACTATTGAGGAATTTTTGAAAGCTTCGAGTCATTGA
- a CDS encoding beta-ketoacyl-ACP synthase III → MAGMYRSRVAGIGSYLPEKVLTNFDLEKMVETSDQWIVERTGIERRHVAHADEATSDLCLVAAKRALEDANIKVEDLDMIIVGTVTGDHQMPSTAAFLQAKLGARNVMSFDINAACSGFIYGVSVADQFIRSGMYKNILVVGAEVLTRYMNYKDRETCILFGDGAGAWVVSRANENEKNLIESSHMHADGNLADLLILPSGGSKIPQSHEAIDKGLNFMTMKGREIFKNAVRTMALCCQEAMEHNKVAPDQVDWIVPHQANKRIIEAVADQFKFPMERVIVYLNETGNTSAASIPLAFDWAVKTGKIKRGQTILLTAFGAGLTSGSILLRY, encoded by the coding sequence ATGGCAGGAATGTATCGATCTCGAGTTGCAGGGATAGGCTCGTATCTACCAGAGAAAGTTCTCACGAACTTTGATCTCGAAAAAATGGTAGAGACGAGCGATCAATGGATTGTTGAAAGAACCGGGATCGAACGCCGCCATGTCGCACATGCTGACGAAGCTACGTCAGATCTCTGTCTTGTCGCTGCTAAGCGAGCTCTCGAAGACGCCAATATTAAAGTTGAAGATCTTGATATGATTATCGTGGGCACCGTCACTGGTGACCATCAGATGCCTTCAACTGCCGCTTTCTTGCAAGCAAAACTCGGTGCACGCAACGTGATGTCTTTTGATATCAACGCGGCTTGCTCTGGTTTTATCTATGGCGTTTCCGTAGCTGACCAGTTCATTCGCTCAGGAATGTATAAAAACATTCTTGTTGTCGGCGCTGAAGTTCTTACTCGTTACATGAACTACAAAGACCGCGAAACTTGCATCCTCTTTGGTGATGGTGCTGGTGCGTGGGTTGTTTCTCGTGCAAATGAAAATGAGAAAAATCTTATCGAGAGTTCTCACATGCATGCGGATGGCAACCTTGCGGATCTTTTGATTCTTCCTTCTGGTGGAAGTAAAATTCCACAATCTCACGAAGCCATCGACAAAGGCCTCAACTTCATGACTATGAAGGGCCGTGAGATTTTCAAAAATGCCGTACGTACGATGGCATTGTGCTGCCAAGAGGCGATGGAGCACAACAAGGTCGCTCCAGATCAAGTCGACTGGATCGTTCCTCACCAAGCCAACAAGCGCATTATCGAAGCTGTGGCTGATCAATTTAAATTCCCTATGGAGCGCGTGATCGTTTACTTAAACGAAACTGGTAACACGTCCGCTGCGTCCATTCCTTTGGCCTTTGATTGGGCCGTGAAAACCGGAAAAATCAAAAGAGGACAAACTATTCTTTTGACTGCGTTTGGCGCAGGTCTTACTTCCGGTAGTATTCTTTTGAGGTACTAA
- the rpmF gene encoding 50S ribosomal protein L32 has product MPTPKKKTSRSRRDMRRSHDGLDTPAIAIEKKTGELIRPHRAHKGADGALYYKGKQISAAK; this is encoded by the coding sequence ATGCCAACTCCTAAGAAGAAAACGTCTCGCTCACGCCGTGATATGCGCCGCTCACACGATGGTTTGGATACTCCAGCTATCGCTATCGAGAAAAAAACGGGCGAATTGATCCGTCCTCACCGCGCACACAAAGGTGCTGATGGCGCTTTGTACTACAAAGGCAAACAAATCAGCGCAGCGAAGTAA
- a CDS encoding DUF177 domain-containing protein, whose product MKINLTEIPEEGRSYQYNSQTGELNAVLKDLIGGAHYDAEFFVKPLNSKDFELVGKVRTKTPEQCSRCGIEIAFPVNEKFHEILIPKQSQPRGSKYSKVNHVSDLPEEGPDVSEYEGHLFDIGEYIHEVIALAAPFNPAGPEDENGDCSICKIPVKGQSFSYDEELPLEKPANPFAVLKNIKIN is encoded by the coding sequence ATGAAAATCAATCTGACTGAAATTCCTGAAGAAGGAAGATCCTATCAATACAACTCTCAAACAGGCGAATTGAACGCCGTTTTGAAGGATCTTATTGGCGGCGCTCATTACGACGCCGAATTCTTTGTGAAGCCTTTAAACTCCAAAGACTTCGAACTTGTAGGTAAAGTGCGCACGAAAACGCCGGAGCAGTGCTCACGCTGCGGTATCGAGATCGCTTTCCCCGTAAATGAGAAGTTTCACGAAATCCTCATCCCCAAACAAAGCCAGCCTCGCGGCAGTAAATATTCCAAGGTCAACCACGTGAGTGACCTCCCTGAGGAAGGCCCAGATGTCTCTGAATATGAGGGGCATCTATTTGATATTGGCGAGTATATCCATGAAGTTATCGCTCTTGCTGCGCCTTTTAATCCGGCCGGCCCTGAGGATGAAAATGGAGATTGCTCAATTTGCAAAATTCCCGTGAAAGGACAAAGCTTTAGCTACGATGAGGAACTCCCTCTCGAGAAGCCGGCTAATCCTTTTGCGGTTTTAAAGAATATAAAAATCAATTAA
- a CDS encoding alpha/beta hydrolase produces MATLRINNHEYYYEEKGPKNAPAVVLSPLLYTDTSVYEPIVRILSEEYRVICYDHAGLGKSATPSSPSLTEAAEDVAQMIEELQLDPCHFVGNCLGAHVGLHLAVAHSELLQSCILMGAVAESDSEETVQDMDEFIKSAKETGLDTQVFSEMWFGPTFRATRDPVQVTRREKWLRRIAKAKPNELDAATQIFHRNDVSEDLAKIHCPVLILAGDEDSTTNLEAYSRLARNIDGSEYRTIHHAGYALVIEQPEEVAEHIRSFVSKIERHLAARAREAAAQSSFRHLW; encoded by the coding sequence ATGGCTACACTCCGAATCAATAATCATGAGTATTACTATGAAGAGAAGGGACCGAAGAATGCCCCGGCGGTTGTTCTTAGTCCTCTTTTATATACGGACACTTCTGTTTATGAACCCATCGTGCGCATCCTCTCGGAAGAGTACCGGGTGATTTGTTACGATCACGCGGGGCTTGGCAAGAGCGCAACGCCTTCCAGTCCCAGTTTGACGGAAGCGGCCGAAGACGTCGCGCAAATGATTGAAGAGCTGCAACTCGATCCTTGTCACTTTGTTGGAAACTGTCTAGGCGCGCACGTCGGCTTGCATTTAGCGGTAGCGCATTCTGAACTTTTACAAAGCTGCATTCTGATGGGGGCTGTGGCGGAGTCAGACAGTGAAGAAACCGTCCAGGATATGGATGAATTCATAAAAAGCGCGAAAGAGACAGGACTTGATACGCAGGTCTTTTCAGAAATGTGGTTTGGTCCCACTTTCCGGGCGACACGAGATCCCGTGCAAGTCACACGCCGTGAAAAATGGTTGCGCCGTATTGCGAAGGCAAAACCAAACGAGCTCGATGCCGCAACACAGATTTTCCATCGTAACGACGTCAGTGAAGATCTCGCGAAAATTCACTGTCCTGTCCTGATTCTTGCCGGCGATGAGGATTCGACGACAAATCTTGAAGCTTATAGTCGTCTTGCAAGAAATATTGATGGCTCTGAATACAGAACGATTCATCATGCAGGTTACGCTCTCGTCATTGAACAACCTGAAGAGGTGGCCGAACACATTCGTTCTTTCGTCAGTAAGATCGAAAGGCATTTGGCAGCGCGGGCCCGTGAAGCCGCCGCTCAATCGTCCTTTCGACATCTTTGGTAA
- a CDS encoding ABC transporter substrate-binding protein, with protein MFRSLLFAFSFLATTAFAQTPVTIALNWKAEPEFGGFYAAALQGIYKKHGLDVKIAEGGSGTPTVQMLANNKVEFAIVSADEVILSHDRGGKNKVKALFSVYHTSPYIIMTHAERGFKSLKDIFAAEGVLSVQSGLPYFQYLTKKLGKPRGKVVPYLGGVGNFVNDKNFSQQGFITVEPLAAEKAGAKVQSFLVADEGFNPYLVVLAVTEETLKTKGDLVKKVVAASREGWQEYLKNPQATNEAMAKLNKAFDLKTFNKAAEIQKPLIESSQDGLGTMSAERWTTLVQQLKDLKLIKSAPKAQDLFINL; from the coding sequence ATGTTTCGTTCTTTGCTTTTCGCATTTTCATTTTTGGCGACGACCGCGTTCGCGCAAACACCCGTAACAATCGCTCTTAACTGGAAAGCGGAGCCCGAATTTGGCGGCTTTTATGCGGCAGCTCTTCAAGGTATTTATAAAAAACACGGTCTTGACGTGAAAATCGCCGAAGGCGGCTCAGGCACCCCGACGGTGCAAATGCTTGCTAACAACAAAGTTGAATTTGCGATTGTCAGCGCCGACGAAGTGATTCTTTCCCACGACCGGGGCGGAAAAAACAAAGTCAAAGCTTTGTTCTCGGTCTATCACACGTCCCCGTACATCATTATGACTCACGCGGAACGCGGATTTAAATCTCTTAAAGACATTTTCGCGGCGGAAGGAGTTCTTTCTGTTCAATCGGGACTTCCCTACTTCCAATATCTCACAAAGAAACTGGGTAAACCGCGCGGGAAGGTAGTGCCTTATTTAGGCGGCGTGGGAAATTTCGTAAATGACAAAAACTTCTCGCAGCAAGGATTTATCACCGTCGAACCTTTGGCTGCAGAAAAAGCCGGAGCCAAAGTACAAAGCTTCCTCGTCGCTGATGAAGGCTTTAATCCCTATCTTGTGGTTCTTGCTGTGACGGAAGAAACTCTTAAGACGAAGGGCGACTTGGTGAAGAAAGTCGTCGCTGCCTCTCGCGAAGGCTGGCAAGAGTATTTAAAAAATCCGCAAGCAACCAATGAGGCAATGGCGAAGCTTAATAAAGCTTTTGATCTGAAAACGTTTAACAAGGCGGCAGAAATTCAAAAGCCTTTGATTGAATCTTCTCAAGACGGCTTGGGAACGATGTCAGCGGAACGCTGGACGACTTTAGTGCAACAGCTGAAAGACCTTAAGCTGATTAAGAGCGCACCGAAAGCGCAAGATCTTTTTATTAATTTATAA
- a CDS encoding ABC transporter permease codes for MKRFVPPFITLVCLTLLLEILVRKGLISETLFPAPSTVAFTLRDLSADFTQAFNETLLNVIGGLLLSILTGSLIAFVFSLSELLKRAILPFAVFFQTVPIIAIAPLLVIYFGFGAPTVIASSFIVSIFPIIANTLMGLESSSDAQKDLFRVYKASSVQMLFKLKLPNAYSYIYSGLKVAAGLSIIGAIAGEFVAGGGLGAMIDSARTQQRVDIVFGALLLLSFMGLMFIGLLAGIHKWILTRRPFATSSQE; via the coding sequence ATGAAACGTTTTGTTCCTCCCTTCATTACGCTCGTTTGTTTAACGCTTCTTCTAGAGATCTTGGTGCGCAAAGGGCTTATCAGCGAAACACTTTTCCCGGCGCCTAGCACGGTGGCTTTCACCTTGCGCGATCTGTCAGCGGACTTCACGCAAGCCTTTAACGAAACGCTTTTAAATGTTATTGGCGGACTTCTTTTAAGTATTTTGACGGGCAGCCTGATTGCCTTTGTTTTTTCTCTTTCAGAACTTCTTAAAAGAGCGATTCTGCCTTTTGCTGTTTTCTTTCAAACAGTCCCGATTATCGCGATTGCACCTCTGTTGGTGATTTATTTCGGTTTTGGGGCTCCGACTGTGATCGCTTCCAGCTTTATCGTGTCGATCTTTCCGATTATCGCAAACACTCTTATGGGGCTTGAAAGTTCAAGTGATGCACAAAAGGATCTTTTCCGCGTTTACAAAGCAAGCTCGGTCCAGATGCTTTTCAAACTTAAACTTCCCAATGCTTATTCGTATATTTACTCGGGGCTTAAAGTGGCGGCGGGACTTTCTATCATCGGTGCTATCGCCGGGGAGTTTGTGGCCGGCGGCGGCCTGGGGGCGATGATTGATTCAGCACGCACCCAGCAAAGAGTCGACATTGTCTTTGGCGCTCTTTTACTTTTATCGTTCATGGGATTGATGTTTATTGGTTTGCTTGCTGGAATTCATAAATGGATTCTTACAAGAAGACCGTTTGCGACTTCCTCGCAAGAATAA
- a CDS encoding ABC transporter ATP-binding protein, with amino-acid sequence MTEALGIRIQNLHKKFAQRQVIENLSLEIAPGSFVSVVGPSGCGKSTLLRLIAGLEKPTSGEVSLSPASANFSFVFQDANLLPWRTVAENVSLPFELDSKLQQISQAEKNKRVRAALEKVKLEHFESAFPHELSGGMKMRVSLARALVSSPRLLLMDEPFAALDENTRFEMQNQLRELWLQEKMTVVFVTHSLFESTYLAERIIMLKAPGAQKTLDQKIELPSQRSEDLRTSEDLNKIVKELSMRLRE; translated from the coding sequence ATGACTGAAGCGCTGGGAATTCGCATTCAGAATCTTCATAAGAAATTTGCCCAACGTCAGGTGATCGAAAATCTGAGTCTTGAAATCGCGCCAGGTTCTTTTGTTTCTGTCGTGGGGCCTTCGGGCTGCGGGAAATCTACACTCTTACGTCTTATAGCAGGTCTAGAAAAACCAACAAGCGGGGAGGTGAGCCTCTCCCCTGCCAGCGCTAATTTTAGTTTCGTCTTTCAAGATGCGAATCTGCTGCCGTGGAGGACTGTTGCTGAAAATGTCTCTCTCCCCTTTGAATTAGATTCGAAACTTCAACAGATTTCACAAGCAGAGAAAAACAAACGGGTGCGCGCCGCTTTAGAAAAAGTAAAACTTGAACATTTCGAGTCTGCGTTTCCGCACGAGCTTTCCGGCGGCATGAAAATGCGCGTGTCTTTAGCGCGAGCTTTGGTCAGTTCTCCCCGACTTTTGTTGATGGATGAACCTTTCGCGGCTCTTGATGAAAACACTCGTTTTGAAATGCAGAATCAACTCCGAGAATTATGGTTACAGGAAAAGATGACCGTGGTGTTTGTAACGCATTCTCTTTTTGAATCCACTTATCTTGCCGAGCGTATCATTATGTTAAAGGCTCCGGGCGCGCAGAAAACTCTTGATCAAAAAATCGAGTTACCGTCGCAAAGATCCGAAGACCTTCGCACGTCCGAAGATTTAAATAAAATCGTAAAAGAGCTTTCGATGAGGTTGCGAGAATGA